A section of the Phacochoerus africanus isolate WHEZ1 chromosome 4, ROS_Pafr_v1, whole genome shotgun sequence genome encodes:
- the SAAL1 gene encoding LOW QUALITY PROTEIN: protein SAAL1 (The sequence of the model RefSeq protein was modified relative to this genomic sequence to represent the inferred CDS: inserted 2 bases in 1 codon; substituted 1 base at 1 genomic stop codon) has translation MDRNPSPPPPLSGDEDKEEAXAGVDCIGSTVYSKHWLFGVLSRLIQIVSPENTKSSSDDEEQQMELDEEMENEICRVWDMSMDEDVALFLQEFNAPDIFMGVLAKSRCPRLREICVGILGNMACFQEICLSISSDKNLGQVLLHCLYDSDPPTLLETSRLLLTCLSQSEVASVWVERIREHPAIYDSMCFIMSSSTNVDLLVKVGEVVDKLFDLDEKLMLEWIRNGALQPLDQPQEDSEEQPVFRIVPCVLEAAKQVRXENPEGLDVYMHILQLLTTVDDGIQAIVQSPDTGKDTWNLLFDLVCHEFCQSDDPPIILQEQKTVLASVFSVLSAIYASQAEQEYLKIGKVDLPLIDSLIRVLQNMEHCQKKPENSAESNTEETKKSDLTQDDFHLKILKDISCEFLSNIFQVLTKETVAQGLKEGQLSKQKCSCAFENLLPFYSPVVEDFLKILHEVDKTLAGNLEESFPSLKVQT, from the exons ATGGACAGAAACCcttcgccgccgccgccgctcagTGGGGACGAGGACAAAGAGGAGGC GGCCGGGGTTGACTGCATTGGCAGCACCGTGTACAGTAAGCACTGGCTCTTCGGCGTCCTCAGCAGGCTCATCCAG ATTGTTAGCCCTGAAAACACCAAATCCAGCTCTGATGATGAGGAGCAGCAGATGGAGCttgatgaagaaatggagaatgAAATTTGCAGAGTATGGGATATGTCAATGGATGAG GATGTGGCTTTGTTTCTCCAAGAATTTAATGCTCCTGACATATTTATGGGCGTATTGGCCAAATCCAGATGTCCTCGATTAAGA GAAATCTGTGTGGGAATTTTAGGTAATATGGCCTGTTTCCAGGAGATATGTCTGTCCATCAGCAGTGATAAAAATCTTGG CCAGGTACTATTGCACTGTTTGTATGATTCAGACCCTCCTACTCTGCTGGAAACAAGCAg GTTGTTGCTTACTTGCCTTTCCCAGTCAGAAGTGGCCAGTGTCTGGGTTGAAAGAATCCGGGAACATCCAGCTATTTATGATAGCATGTGCTTCATCATGTCAAGTTCAACAAACG TTGACTTGCTGGTGAAGGTGGGGGAGGTTGTGGACAAGCTCTTTGATTTGGATGAGAAGCTAATGTTGGAATGGATTCGAAATGGGGCTCTTCAGCCTCTGGACCAACCCCAGGAAGATTCTGAAGAGCAACCCGTGTTTAGAATTGTGCCCTGTGTACTTGAAGCTGCCAAACAAGTACGGTAGG AAAACCCAGAAGGGCTCGATGTTTACATGCATATCTTACAACTGCTTACCACAGTGGATGATGGAATTCAAGCAATTG TACAGAGTCCTGATACTGGGAAGGACACTTGGAATTTACTTTTTGACCTGGTCTGCCATGAATTTTGCCAGTCTGACGATCCACCCATCATACTTCAAGAACAGAAAACAGTGCTAGCCTCTGTTTTTTCAGTGTTGTCTGCCATCTATGCTTCACAGGCTGAACAGGAGTATCTAAAAATAGGAAAAG TAGATCTTCCTCTCATTGACAGCCTGATTCGTGTCTTGCAAAATATGGAACATTGTCAGAAGAAACCAGAGAACTCAGCAGAATCTAACACAGAAGAAACGAAAAAGTCTGATTTAACCCAAGATGATTTCCACTTGAAAATCTTGAAggatatttcatgtgaatttctttctaatattttccaAGTATTAACAAAG gagaCTGTAGCTCAGGGACTGAAGGAGGGTCAGTTAAGCAAACAGAAGTGTTCCTGTGCCTTTGAAAACCTTCTTCCTTTCTATAGCCCTGTG GTGGAAGACTTTCTCAAAATCCTACATGAAGTTGATAAGACCCTTGCTGGTAACCTGGAGGAAAGCTTTCCAAGTTTGAAGGTTCAGACTTAA
- the LOC125125327 gene encoding LOW QUALITY PROTEIN: serum amyloid A-2 protein-like (The sequence of the model RefSeq protein was modified relative to this genomic sequence to represent the inferred CDS: inserted 1 base in 1 codon) codes for MKLSTGIIFCFLILGVSSQRWASFLKEAGQGAKDMWRAYSDMREANYKNSDKYFHARGNYDAAQRGPGGAWAAKVISDARENVQRFTDLFKHGDSGHGVEDSRADQAAXEWGRSGKDPNHFRPRGLPDKY; via the exons ATGAAGCTTTCCACGGGCATCATTTTCTGCTTCCTGATCCTGGGTGTCAGCAGCCAGAGATGGGCATCATTCCTCAAGGAAGCTGGTCAAG ggGCTAAAGACATGTGGAGAGCCTACTCGGACATGAGAGAAGCCAATTACAAAAATTCAGACAAGTACTTCCACGCCCGGGGCAACTATGATGCTGCCCAAAGGGGACCTGGGGGCGCCTGGGCTGCTAAAGTGATCAG CGATGCCAGAGAGAATGTCCAGAGGTTCACAGACTTGTTTAAGCATGGAGACAGTGGCCACGGAGTGGAGGACTCGAGGGCTGACCAGGCTG ATGAATGGGGCCGGAGTGGCAAGGACCCCAACCACTTCAGACCTCGTGGCCTGCCTGACAAGTActga